In a genomic window of Occallatibacter riparius:
- the acnA gene encoding aconitate hydratase AcnA — MSTATNSFACRATLKSGAKSYTIFRLPALEAKGFNLSRLPFSLKILLENLLRREDGVNVTADDIAFLANWDAKAEPSREIAYMPARVLMQDFTGVPAIVDLAAMRDAIKTLGGDPERVNPLIPAELVIDHSVQVDEFGTPQAYDANSFLEFQRNRERYAFLKWGQTAFRNFSAVPPGMGICHQVNLEYLARVVFTTDESGELLAYPDTLVGTDSHTTMINGLGVLGWGVGGIEAEAAMLGQAVSMLVPQVVGYKLTGKLREGATATDLVLTVTQALRKLGVVGKFVEFYGEGITQLPLADRATISNMAPEYGATCGIFPVDAETLRYLRLTGRSEEQIALVEAYYKEQGLFHAPGAPEAEYTQTLELDLATVEPSVAGPKRPQDRVLLRDTAASFQQQLPSLLAPTAKPLGSRTAEAWSRETAVTDASAATAVAEVGPLHVTTTVKERFNVDPDKYLDHGSVVIAAITSCTNTSNPSVMVAAGILAKKAVEKGLSVPPWVKTSLAPGSRVVTDYYEKSGLLPYLEKLRFNVVGYGCTTCIGNSGPLPEDVSSTINEHGLVAVSVLSGNRNFEGRVNVDVRANYLMSPPLVVAYALAGKIGHNFDADPLGNDQNGQPVFLKDIWPTQAEVAAAIEKGISSEGFRREYAHVSDGDANWQGLSFPTGNTYQWEPDSTYIRKAPYFDGITREPAPITDILNARVLAVLGDSVTTDHISPAGNIKASGPAGKYLTEHGVKNADFNSYGSRRGNHETMVRGTFANVRLRNKLAPGTEGGVTRLLPEGEQMSIFDASVKYAERNVPLVILAGKEYGSGSSRDWAAKGPNLLGVKAVIAESFERIHRSNLVGMGILPLQFEDGQNVESLGLTGEETYDFAGLTTLLADKFANGRTLKVKAKAADGSVKELTAKVRIDTPQEIEYYQHGGILQYVLRQLAAK, encoded by the coding sequence GTGAGTACCGCAACCAACAGCTTCGCCTGCCGCGCCACGCTCAAGTCCGGCGCCAAGTCGTACACAATCTTCCGTCTCCCCGCGCTTGAGGCCAAAGGCTTCAACCTCAGCCGCCTCCCGTTCTCACTCAAGATCCTCCTTGAAAACCTGCTGCGTCGCGAAGACGGCGTGAACGTCACCGCTGACGACATCGCCTTCCTTGCCAACTGGGACGCGAAGGCTGAGCCCAGCCGCGAGATTGCCTACATGCCCGCGCGCGTGCTCATGCAGGACTTCACCGGCGTGCCAGCCATCGTTGACCTCGCCGCCATGCGCGATGCCATCAAGACCCTCGGCGGCGATCCCGAGCGCGTCAATCCGCTCATTCCTGCCGAGCTGGTCATCGACCATAGCGTACAAGTTGACGAGTTCGGCACGCCCCAGGCCTACGACGCCAACTCGTTCCTCGAGTTCCAACGCAACCGCGAGCGCTACGCCTTCCTCAAGTGGGGCCAGACCGCCTTCCGCAACTTCAGCGCTGTGCCTCCCGGCATGGGCATCTGTCACCAGGTCAACCTCGAGTACCTCGCGCGCGTGGTCTTCACAACCGACGAGAGCGGCGAACTGCTCGCCTATCCTGACACGCTCGTAGGCACCGACTCCCACACCACCATGATCAACGGACTCGGCGTTCTCGGTTGGGGAGTGGGTGGCATCGAGGCCGAGGCCGCCATGCTCGGTCAGGCCGTCTCCATGCTGGTGCCGCAGGTCGTCGGCTACAAGCTCACCGGCAAGCTGCGCGAAGGCGCGACGGCTACTGACCTCGTCCTCACCGTGACGCAGGCTTTGCGCAAGCTCGGCGTTGTGGGTAAGTTTGTGGAGTTTTATGGGGAAGGCATAACGCAGTTACCGCTCGCCGATCGCGCCACCATCAGCAACATGGCGCCCGAGTACGGCGCGACCTGCGGCATCTTCCCCGTCGACGCGGAGACGCTGCGCTATCTGCGTCTCACCGGCCGCAGCGAAGAGCAGATCGCACTGGTCGAGGCTTATTACAAGGAGCAGGGACTCTTCCACGCCCCCGGCGCGCCCGAGGCCGAATACACGCAAACCCTCGAGCTCGATCTCGCAACCGTGGAGCCCAGCGTGGCAGGCCCCAAGCGCCCGCAGGATCGCGTGCTGCTCAGGGACACGGCGGCCAGCTTCCAGCAGCAGCTTCCTTCGCTGCTCGCGCCCACCGCCAAACCGCTCGGCTCGCGCACTGCGGAAGCATGGTCGCGCGAAACTGCGGTCACCGATGCGTCCGCCGCGACGGCCGTTGCGGAAGTGGGTCCGCTTCACGTCACCACGACTGTCAAGGAACGCTTCAACGTCGATCCCGACAAGTATCTCGATCACGGATCGGTCGTCATCGCCGCCATCACGAGCTGCACAAACACTTCGAATCCAAGCGTGATGGTTGCCGCCGGCATCCTCGCGAAGAAGGCCGTGGAGAAGGGCCTCAGCGTTCCGCCGTGGGTCAAGACCTCGCTTGCTCCAGGCTCGCGCGTCGTCACCGACTACTACGAGAAGTCCGGCCTGTTGCCCTACCTCGAAAAGCTGCGATTCAACGTCGTCGGCTACGGATGCACCACGTGCATCGGCAACTCCGGCCCTCTGCCTGAAGATGTTTCATCCACCATCAACGAGCACGGCTTGGTTGCAGTCAGCGTCCTGAGCGGCAACCGCAACTTCGAAGGACGCGTGAACGTTGACGTCCGCGCGAATTACCTCATGTCGCCGCCGCTCGTCGTGGCCTACGCACTTGCCGGCAAAATCGGCCACAACTTCGACGCAGATCCGCTCGGCAACGACCAGAATGGCCAGCCCGTCTTCCTCAAAGACATCTGGCCCACGCAAGCCGAAGTGGCCGCGGCCATTGAGAAGGGCATCTCCAGCGAAGGCTTCCGCCGTGAATATGCGCACGTGAGCGATGGAGATGCGAACTGGCAGGGCCTGAGCTTCCCCACCGGCAACACCTATCAGTGGGAACCCGACTCCACTTACATTCGCAAGGCGCCCTACTTCGACGGTATCACCAGGGAGCCCGCGCCCATCACCGACATCCTCAACGCGCGCGTGCTCGCGGTTCTTGGCGACTCTGTCACCACCGACCACATCTCGCCTGCCGGCAACATCAAGGCCAGCGGCCCCGCCGGCAAATACCTCACCGAGCACGGCGTGAAGAACGCCGACTTCAACAGCTATGGCTCGCGCCGCGGCAATCACGAGACCATGGTGCGCGGCACCTTCGCCAATGTGCGCCTGCGCAACAAGCTTGCGCCCGGTACAGAGGGCGGCGTCACGCGCCTGCTCCCCGAAGGCGAGCAGATGTCGATTTTCGATGCCAGCGTAAAGTATGCCGAGCGCAATGTGCCTCTCGTCATCCTTGCCGGCAAGGAATACGGCTCAGGCTCCTCGCGCGACTGGGCGGCAAAAGGCCCGAACCTGCTGGGTGTGAAGGCCGTCATCGCCGAAAGCTTCGAACGCATTCACCGTTCGAATCTCGTCGGCATGGGCATTCTGCCGTTGCAGTTTGAAGACGGCCAGAACGTCGAAAGCCTCGGCCTCACGGGCGAAGAGACCTACGACTTTGCCGGCCTCACCACGCTGCTCGCCGACAAATTCGCCAACGGCCGCACGCTGAAGGTAAAGGCGAAGGCTGCCGACGGGAGCGTGAAGGAACTCACCGCGAAGGTACGCATCGACACCCCCCAGGAGATCGAGTACTACCAGCACGGCGGCATCCTGCAGTACGTGCTGCGGCAGCTGGCAGCAAAGTAG
- the bglX gene encoding beta-glucosidase BglX, protein MRSRPALSFRRALVSTLLLAAFAAVEARPQDRAAPRPVPNQQLASKELNAKVEALLKKMTLDEKIGQLVQFSAGFATGPGSEGKNQRFDDMVAKGQVGSFLNVVGADATNHYQHIAMENSRLHIPLIFGLDVIHGDHTTFPIPLAIAASFDPAMGELVARTGGVEARADGIPWVFSPMVDIARDARWGRIIESNGEDPFLSSAMARAWVRGYQQGDLSKPDSVAVSVKHFAAYGAAIAGRDYNATDMSQITLRQVYLKPYQAAVEEGAATLMSSFNSINGVPASANPLTLTQILRKEWGFDGFVVSDWGSVAELINHSIGDGPTVARKALTAGVDMDMQGDLYGTTIAAQVRSGRIPESVIDEAARRILRVKFALGLFDHPYTQAGPSYEPTPEKRAIARKVADETIVLLKNDPVEAAGNLLPLKDKKTVALIGPMADDKPDTLGAWSQGDPKYVVTLRQALEEKLGSDHVVYAQGCGLLNGEDAQIWSKNGGPQPIADENATISEAVEAAKKADVSILALGEPAGFMEGEAGSRVHLGFTGNQQKLLEQVVATGKPVVLVVMAGRPLAIKWAAEHVPAIVEAWSPGHEGGHAIVDILTGDVNPSAKLPASLPRAVGQEPLYYAQMPTGRPARNADLTHMPANSEEKYLSRYVDEQNSALFPFGWGLSYTRFGYSTPAVDRETIPAREIASNHKPVVKVGVDVRNTGTVAGTEVVQLYIRIPNVSVEQPLRELKGFTRVTLNPGESKHVEFPIGFDELNFYSVDLKQVVEPTTYDIWVGGSSLADAHTTLKVID, encoded by the coding sequence ATGAGAAGCCGACCCGCCCTCTCCTTCCGTCGAGCGCTTGTATCCACCCTCCTCCTCGCCGCCTTCGCCGCTGTTGAGGCCCGCCCCCAGGACCGTGCCGCGCCTCGCCCCGTTCCCAACCAGCAGCTCGCCTCCAAGGAGCTCAACGCCAAGGTCGAAGCCCTTCTCAAGAAAATGACCCTCGACGAGAAGATCGGTCAGCTCGTCCAGTTCTCCGCGGGCTTCGCCACCGGCCCCGGCTCCGAAGGCAAAAACCAGCGCTTCGATGACATGGTCGCCAAGGGCCAGGTCGGGTCATTCCTCAACGTCGTCGGCGCGGACGCCACCAACCACTATCAGCACATCGCCATGGAGAACTCCCGCCTCCACATCCCGCTCATCTTCGGCCTCGATGTGATTCACGGCGACCACACCACGTTCCCCATCCCGCTCGCGATCGCCGCCAGCTTCGACCCCGCAATGGGCGAGCTCGTCGCGCGCACCGGCGGAGTCGAAGCCCGCGCTGACGGCATTCCATGGGTCTTCTCGCCCATGGTCGACATCGCCCGCGACGCCCGCTGGGGCCGCATCATCGAGTCCAACGGCGAAGACCCCTTCCTCAGTTCCGCCATGGCCCGCGCCTGGGTTCGCGGCTATCAGCAGGGCGACCTCTCCAAGCCTGACTCCGTCGCCGTCAGCGTCAAGCACTTCGCCGCCTACGGAGCCGCCATCGCCGGCCGCGACTACAACGCCACCGACATGAGCCAGATCACCCTCCGCCAGGTCTACCTCAAGCCCTACCAGGCCGCCGTCGAAGAAGGCGCCGCCACGCTCATGTCATCCTTCAACTCCATCAACGGCGTGCCCGCCTCCGCCAACCCCCTCACCCTCACCCAGATCCTCCGCAAGGAGTGGGGCTTCGACGGCTTCGTCGTCTCCGACTGGGGTTCGGTTGCCGAACTCATCAACCACTCCATCGGCGATGGCCCCACCGTCGCGCGTAAGGCCCTCACCGCCGGGGTCGACATGGACATGCAAGGCGATCTCTACGGAACCACCATCGCCGCCCAGGTCCGCTCCGGCAGAATCCCTGAGTCGGTCATCGACGAGGCTGCCCGCCGCATCCTGCGCGTAAAGTTCGCCCTCGGCCTCTTCGACCACCCCTACACCCAGGCCGGCCCCTCCTACGAGCCCACCCCCGAGAAGCGCGCCATCGCCCGCAAAGTCGCCGACGAAACCATCGTCCTGCTCAAGAACGACCCGGTCGAAGCCGCCGGCAATCTCCTTCCACTGAAGGATAAGAAGACCGTGGCCCTCATTGGCCCCATGGCCGACGACAAGCCCGACACCCTCGGCGCATGGTCGCAGGGCGACCCCAAATACGTCGTCACCCTCCGCCAGGCCCTCGAAGAGAAGCTTGGCTCCGATCACGTCGTCTATGCCCAGGGCTGCGGCCTCCTGAACGGAGAAGACGCCCAGATCTGGTCGAAGAACGGCGGCCCTCAGCCCATTGCCGACGAGAATGCCACCATCTCTGAAGCCGTCGAAGCCGCGAAGAAAGCCGACGTCAGCATCCTTGCCCTGGGCGAGCCCGCCGGCTTCATGGAAGGCGAAGCCGGTAGCCGCGTCCACCTCGGCTTCACCGGCAATCAGCAGAAACTGCTTGAACAAGTCGTCGCCACTGGCAAGCCTGTGGTTCTCGTCGTCATGGCCGGCCGGCCGCTCGCGATTAAGTGGGCCGCTGAGCACGTCCCCGCCATCGTCGAAGCCTGGAGCCCGGGTCATGAGGGCGGCCATGCCATCGTCGACATCCTCACCGGCGACGTGAACCCTTCCGCTAAGCTCCCCGCCAGCCTGCCGCGCGCCGTCGGCCAGGAGCCGCTCTACTACGCACAGATGCCCACCGGCCGCCCCGCCCGCAACGCCGACCTCACCCACATGCCGGCCAACTCCGAGGAGAAGTACCTCTCCCGCTACGTCGACGAGCAGAACTCCGCCCTGTTCCCCTTCGGCTGGGGACTCAGCTATACGCGCTTCGGCTACTCAACGCCAGCCGTTGACCGCGAGACCATTCCCGCCCGCGAGATCGCTAGCAACCACAAGCCTGTCGTGAAGGTCGGCGTCGACGTCCGCAACACCGGCACCGTCGCGGGAACCGAAGTCGTCCAGCTATACATCCGCATCCCCAACGTCAGTGTGGAGCAGCCTCTGCGCGAGCTCAAGGGCTTCACCCGCGTCACCCTCAACCCCGGCGAAAGCAAGCACGTCGAATTCCCCATAGGCTTCGACGAGCTCAACTTCTACAGCGTCGACCTCAAGCAGGTAGTCGAGCCCACAACCTACGACATCTGGGTAGGCGGCAGCTCCCTGGCCGACGCCCACACCACCCTCAAAGTCATCGACTAG
- a CDS encoding YihY/virulence factor BrkB family protein, with translation MRRILRNIRKTLWRALDHDVFNTAKAVAYSGMLCVFPAALVFTALLAMLPVGSSLVDELRNSLESLLPPGSMSLLSGTLNEHPLGSTQLILSATSLSLFAGLGVMLSLMEGFRRAYRRRRDDWGFWQKRFRALMLVPIVLVPLALASLLLMFGHQIEVWMVARSGHELRHVVLFFWRLVRWALSVTTAVTVLAALYHFGTRQTEHWGWVLPGALGATLMWFPATLAFGWYVTRVADYSRFYGSFAAGIATLVWLYLTSFSALLGAEFNGTLCEKRLNRAAANNTTSAVPSL, from the coding sequence ATGCGGCGCATTCTCAGGAACATCCGAAAGACGCTGTGGCGAGCGTTGGACCATGATGTCTTCAACACTGCCAAGGCGGTTGCGTATTCGGGGATGTTGTGCGTGTTTCCCGCTGCCCTGGTTTTTACGGCTCTGCTGGCGATGCTACCGGTGGGCAGTTCGCTGGTGGATGAATTGCGGAATTCGCTGGAGAGCCTTTTACCGCCGGGGAGCATGAGTCTGCTGTCGGGCACCCTGAACGAGCATCCACTGGGATCGACTCAGCTCATTCTTTCGGCTACCTCGTTGTCGCTGTTCGCGGGGCTGGGTGTGATGCTCTCGCTGATGGAGGGTTTCCGCCGAGCCTACAGACGCCGCCGCGACGACTGGGGATTCTGGCAGAAGCGTTTTCGGGCGCTGATGCTGGTGCCCATCGTGCTGGTGCCACTGGCGCTGGCCAGCCTGTTGCTCATGTTCGGGCACCAGATTGAGGTCTGGATGGTTGCGCGGTCAGGCCACGAACTGCGGCATGTGGTGCTGTTCTTCTGGAGGCTGGTGCGATGGGCCCTGTCGGTGACGACGGCGGTGACCGTGCTGGCGGCGTTGTATCACTTCGGCACAAGGCAGACGGAGCACTGGGGTTGGGTGCTGCCGGGGGCGCTAGGAGCGACGCTGATGTGGTTTCCCGCAACGCTGGCGTTTGGATGGTACGTCACCCGGGTCGCCGATTATTCAAGATTTTACGGTTCATTCGCAGCCGGAATCGCTACGCTGGTGTGGCTGTACCTGACGAGTTTCAGTGCGCTGCTGGGGGCTGAATTCAACGGGACGCTGTGCGAGAAGCGGCTGAATCGTGCTGCCGCCAATAACACAACAAGCGCCGTTCCCAGTCTGTGA
- a CDS encoding SDR family NAD(P)-dependent oxidoreductase, producing MRVAIVTGAAQGIGRRTAEVLAEAGYALALLDVKACDATLAAVRTVGVEAEEFVGDLSDEAVVARAAEGVKQRWGRADLLVNNAGISFIAPAESVDGKAFLRVLEVNLLAPFLLAKAFGTMMLEQRSGSIVNVASIAGLVGIADRAAYNASKHGLIGLTRTLAAEWGGRGVRVNAVCPGWVKTEMDVADQAGGGYNDADIEGVNPMGRFASPDDIACAIRFLADPAQSGFVNGHALAVDGGWTVDGSWQSLRMRKR from the coding sequence ATGCGTGTTGCGATTGTTACGGGTGCGGCGCAGGGGATTGGGCGGCGGACGGCGGAGGTGCTGGCGGAGGCGGGGTATGCGCTGGCCTTGCTGGATGTGAAGGCGTGTGACGCGACGCTGGCAGCGGTGCGTACTGTGGGTGTAGAAGCCGAAGAATTCGTTGGAGACCTCTCCGATGAGGCGGTTGTTGCCAGGGCCGCGGAGGGCGTGAAGCAACGCTGGGGACGCGCCGATTTGCTGGTGAACAATGCTGGTATCAGCTTCATCGCGCCGGCTGAGTCGGTGGATGGGAAGGCGTTTCTGCGCGTGCTGGAGGTGAACCTGCTCGCGCCGTTTCTGCTGGCGAAGGCCTTCGGAACGATGATGCTGGAGCAGAGAAGTGGAAGCATCGTCAATGTAGCTTCGATTGCGGGGCTGGTGGGGATCGCCGATCGGGCGGCTTACAACGCTTCGAAGCATGGGCTGATCGGGCTCACGCGCACCCTGGCAGCCGAGTGGGGCGGCCGCGGAGTGCGCGTCAATGCAGTGTGTCCTGGCTGGGTAAAGACCGAGATGGATGTGGCCGATCAGGCAGGCGGTGGCTACAACGACGCCGATATCGAAGGCGTGAACCCGATGGGGCGCTTTGCCTCGCCTGACGATATTGCGTGCGCCATTCGCTTCCTCGCAGATCCCGCGCAGAGCGGATTCGTCAATGGACATGCGCTGGCGGTGGACGGGGGGTGGACCGTGGATGGAAGCTGGCAAAGCCTCAGGATGCGGAAGCGATAG
- the pyk gene encoding pyruvate kinase, with protein sequence MPFAELSLSDSITQRRAKIVATLGPASNTEPVFRDLVRAGVDVVRLNFSHGTHEEKLALIQMIRKVSREERKPLCILGDLQGPKIRTSKLRDHQPVLLQAGKRITITPREVPGTATLVGTTFKTLAENVEQGSRILLSDGLIELRVHEVLGDDVVCEIVNGGMLGENKGINLPGIPVRVPSLTEKDDADLEFALKNGVDAIAVSFVRTAEDIRLVRNRVSAYGSETWIIAKLEKPQAIEQLDQILQASDGIMVARGDLGVEVPPEKVPAIQKHIIRRAGEFRKPVITATQMLESMIENPRPTRAEASDVANAVYDGTDAVMLSGESAVGKYPIQAVAMMARIVHEAERTMKHQTGYGGIPNHTHLSIAETICEATAHAAEDLDLRGIALFTETGATARQLSKYHPSTPIFGLSPNEITINRLNLLWGTVPIRCPKATATEAMVDLAETLLEQHGFVRPREVIAIVAGTRTKSGSTNFLRLHVLGERGPDSKFLSPHEHETPIEPAKMKRPAKPKTAGRKQ encoded by the coding sequence ATGCCGTTTGCTGAACTTAGCCTGTCCGATTCCATCACGCAGCGCCGCGCCAAGATTGTGGCCACTCTTGGCCCTGCTTCGAACACCGAACCGGTTTTCCGCGATCTGGTACGCGCCGGTGTCGATGTTGTGCGCCTGAACTTTTCCCACGGCACACATGAGGAGAAGCTGGCGCTGATCCAGATGATCCGCAAGGTGAGCCGCGAGGAACGCAAGCCGCTTTGCATCCTGGGCGACCTGCAAGGCCCGAAGATCCGTACCTCGAAGCTGAGGGATCACCAGCCGGTATTGCTGCAGGCCGGCAAGCGCATCACGATTACACCGCGCGAAGTGCCTGGCACGGCTACGCTGGTGGGAACCACTTTCAAGACGCTGGCTGAAAACGTTGAGCAGGGCTCGCGCATTTTGCTGAGTGACGGACTGATCGAGCTGCGCGTGCACGAAGTGCTCGGCGATGACGTCGTCTGCGAGATCGTAAACGGCGGCATGCTGGGCGAGAACAAGGGCATCAACCTGCCGGGCATTCCGGTGCGCGTGCCTTCGCTGACCGAGAAGGACGATGCCGATCTCGAATTCGCGCTGAAGAACGGCGTGGACGCGATCGCGGTTTCGTTTGTGCGTACTGCGGAGGATATTCGCCTGGTGCGCAACCGCGTGTCGGCCTACGGCTCGGAGACCTGGATCATTGCCAAGCTCGAGAAGCCGCAAGCGATTGAGCAGCTCGACCAGATTCTGCAAGCCTCTGACGGCATCATGGTGGCCCGCGGCGATCTGGGCGTGGAAGTTCCACCAGAGAAGGTGCCGGCGATTCAGAAGCACATCATTCGCCGGGCCGGCGAGTTCCGCAAGCCGGTGATCACGGCGACGCAGATGCTGGAGTCGATGATCGAGAACCCGCGACCCACACGCGCGGAAGCCTCGGACGTGGCAAATGCCGTCTACGACGGAACCGACGCAGTGATGCTCTCGGGCGAGTCCGCGGTGGGTAAATATCCGATTCAGGCGGTGGCCATGATGGCCCGCATTGTGCACGAGGCCGAGCGCACGATGAAGCACCAGACAGGGTACGGCGGTATTCCGAATCACACGCACCTGTCGATTGCGGAGACGATCTGCGAGGCCACCGCACATGCGGCCGAGGATCTGGATCTGCGCGGGATCGCGCTGTTCACTGAGACCGGCGCAACGGCTCGGCAGCTTTCGAAGTACCACCCCTCGACGCCGATCTTCGGGTTGAGCCCGAACGAAATTACGATTAACCGCCTGAATCTGTTGTGGGGAACGGTGCCTATCCGCTGCCCGAAGGCAACCGCTACCGAGGCGATGGTGGACTTGGCCGAGACGCTGCTGGAACAGCACGGTTTTGTGCGGCCGCGCGAAGTTATCGCGATTGTGGCGGGAACCCGCACCAAGTCGGGCTCGACCAACTTCCTGCGCCTGCATGTGCTGGGCGAGCGTGGGCCCGACAGCAAATTTCTGTCGCCCCACGAACACGAGACGCCGATTGAGCCCGCCAAAATGAAGCGCCCGGCCAAGCCGAAAACAGCGGGTCGGAAGCAGTAA
- a CDS encoding alpha/beta fold hydrolase, whose translation MRSFKLLACALSLAFVTAAAAQQATQKSWPTKDGWVTLANFKFGTGETLPELKLHYLTLGEPHRNAAGHVDNAVLLLHGTGGDAKSLLNPVFSDVLFVPGGILDIQKYFIILPDEIGHGQSSKPSDGMHAHFPAYDYDDMVRADRMMLDEMKVDHLRLILGTSMGCMQGFVWGETYPDFMDALAPFACLPVEIAGRNRMMRYMAIQDIKLDPAYQGGEYKSEPQDGLRGANEMLLVMGSAPLVMQKAAPTRAKAEEYVDKYLARTMAATDANNMIFYLNASRNYNPEPKLGEIKAPVLWINSADDYINPPELGIAEQEVKKIQHGRFILLPISDQTRGHGTHTAAAVWKDYLAEFMRETEPK comes from the coding sequence ATGCGATCGTTCAAATTGCTTGCTTGCGCGTTGAGTTTGGCGTTCGTCACCGCTGCCGCGGCACAACAGGCGACGCAGAAGTCATGGCCCACGAAAGACGGCTGGGTCACGCTGGCTAATTTCAAATTTGGCACCGGCGAGACGCTGCCGGAGTTGAAGCTGCATTACCTTACGCTGGGCGAGCCGCATCGGAATGCTGCGGGACATGTGGACAATGCTGTGTTACTGCTGCATGGCACGGGCGGCGATGCGAAGTCGCTGCTGAATCCGGTGTTCAGCGACGTGCTCTTTGTGCCGGGCGGCATTCTCGATATCCAGAAGTACTTCATCATCCTGCCGGATGAGATCGGGCATGGCCAGAGCTCGAAGCCATCGGACGGGATGCACGCGCACTTCCCTGCTTACGACTATGACGACATGGTGCGCGCCGACCGCATGATGCTGGACGAGATGAAGGTCGATCATCTGCGGCTGATCCTGGGCACGTCGATGGGCTGCATGCAAGGGTTCGTGTGGGGCGAGACGTATCCCGACTTCATGGATGCGCTGGCGCCGTTCGCGTGCCTGCCGGTGGAGATCGCGGGCCGCAACCGCATGATGCGTTATATGGCGATCCAGGACATCAAGCTCGATCCCGCATACCAGGGCGGCGAGTACAAGAGCGAGCCGCAGGATGGCCTGCGCGGCGCCAACGAAATGCTGCTCGTGATGGGCTCCGCACCGCTGGTGATGCAGAAGGCCGCGCCCACGCGCGCGAAGGCCGAGGAGTACGTCGACAAGTACCTGGCGCGCACCATGGCCGCCACCGACGCGAACAACATGATCTTCTACCTCAACGCCAGCCGCAACTACAACCCCGAGCCCAAGCTGGGTGAGATCAAGGCGCCGGTTCTGTGGATCAACTCTGCCGACGACTACATCAACCCGCCGGAACTGGGCATTGCCGAGCAGGAAGTGAAGAAGATTCAGCATGGGCGGTTCATTCTGCTGCCCATCAGCGACCAGACACGGGGGCACGGCACGCATACTGCAGCAGCGGTTTGGAAGGACTATTTGGCGGAGTTTATGCGAGAGACGGAGCCGAAGTAG
- a CDS encoding baeRF10 domain-containing protein produces the protein MAIVNSKITLDELQELARFWSEDRDAISVYFKAPAPSELAHREEPIFAKDQIKQKLGSLKGMSHADREDVQRILETVSELKGNNGRAKVIFACWSKGIWREYDAPGDFGCRIDVGPNFSLAPLIAQQQGRRRYCIALADRNRARLLLLEAREITEHSQVIDEDDKEKIRTTGTGKSVHLERKKDEQVRRHFTFVAEHLLHFYEHKDYDCLIVGCRDDMWPAIEAELHPDLKRVLAGHFHCDPGIASCEEIQEKAQALVDVRDRVDEQKLMERTMGGFASNALGAVGINEVIDALEKGEVRTLLWTSKPDGEQHSASLCEHCGHLEGKELNACTLCGGKMRLYQNAEEALLRHALGRSIEVREMHYSKLPMPDRIAAWLRFRAEISTPQALAS, from the coding sequence GTGGCAATTGTGAATTCGAAAATCACTTTGGATGAGTTGCAGGAGCTCGCCCGCTTCTGGAGCGAAGACCGGGATGCGATCTCGGTGTACTTCAAAGCGCCGGCGCCGTCGGAGCTTGCCCATCGCGAAGAGCCCATCTTCGCCAAAGATCAGATCAAGCAGAAGCTGGGATCGCTGAAGGGCATGAGCCATGCCGATCGCGAGGATGTGCAGCGCATCCTTGAGACGGTGTCGGAGCTGAAGGGCAACAACGGACGCGCGAAGGTGATCTTCGCATGCTGGAGCAAGGGCATCTGGCGCGAATACGATGCGCCCGGCGACTTCGGATGCCGCATCGACGTAGGCCCGAACTTCTCGCTGGCTCCGCTGATTGCGCAACAACAGGGGCGCAGGCGCTATTGCATCGCGCTGGCCGATCGCAATCGAGCCCGCCTGCTGCTGCTTGAAGCGCGCGAGATCACCGAACACAGCCAGGTGATCGATGAGGACGACAAGGAGAAGATACGCACCACGGGAACAGGCAAGTCTGTGCACCTGGAGCGCAAGAAAGATGAACAGGTGCGGAGGCATTTCACATTCGTTGCCGAACACCTGCTGCACTTCTACGAGCACAAGGACTACGACTGCCTGATTGTGGGCTGCCGCGATGACATGTGGCCGGCGATCGAGGCGGAGTTGCATCCGGACCTCAAGCGCGTTCTCGCGGGGCACTTCCACTGCGATCCGGGAATCGCCTCGTGCGAGGAGATACAGGAGAAGGCGCAGGCCCTAGTTGACGTGAGGGATCGCGTGGATGAGCAGAAACTGATGGAAAGGACGATGGGCGGCTTTGCCTCGAATGCGCTGGGCGCCGTGGGCATCAACGAGGTAATCGACGCTCTGGAGAAAGGTGAAGTGCGCACGCTCCTGTGGACCAGCAAGCCAGACGGCGAGCAGCACAGCGCGTCGTTGTGCGAGCACTGCGGGCATCTGGAAGGGAAGGAACTGAACGCGTGCACGTTATGCGGAGGGAAAATGCGGCTTTACCAGAACGCAGAGGAAGCGCTGCTTCGTCATGCGCTGGGCCGGAGCATCGAGGTGCGCGAGATGCACTACTCCAAGCTGCCGATGCCTGATCGCATCGCCGCTTGGCTGCGGTTCCGCGCGGAGATCAGCACACCGCAGGCGTTGGCGTCGTAG